CTATTTTGATGGAAGCCTTACCGTATATTCAGCAGTATGCGGGTAAAACCATTGTCATTAAATACGGTGGTAATGCAATGGCAGAGGCGGAACTGCAACAAAGTTTTGCACGTGACATTGTATTACTTAAGCAAGTGGGCATTAATCCGGTCGTGGTACACGGTGGCGGTCCACAAATTGGTAATTTACTCAAACAAATGGGTAAAGAAAGCCATTTTATTGATGGTATGCGGGTTACAGACGCGGCAACGATGGATGCAGTAGTCATGGTGTTAGGCGGCTTAGTAAATAAAGAAGTCGTTAGCATGATTAACCAAGCGGGTGGGCGTGCGATTGGTTTAACCGGCAAAGATGGCAATATGATTCGTGCCAAGAAAATGGTGTTAACCCGTAAAAATGCACAAGGTGAAGTTACCGAAACAGTCGATTTAGGTTTTGTGGGTGAAGTCACTAGCATTGATGCCAGCGTAGTAAAAATGCTGGAAGAAGACCGTTATATTCCGGTGATTGCACCGATTGGTATGGGAGAGGAAGGTGATAATGCTACCTATAATATCAATGCGGATTTAGTTGCGGGCAAACTTGCGCAAGTGCTTAATGCTGAACGCTTATTATTACTGACCAATACCCCCGGCGTATTAGACAAGCAAGGCAATTTATTTGAAGTGTTAAGCCAAGCAGATATTCAAAATTTGATTGCTGACGGTACGATTCAAGGCGGCATGTTGCCTAAATTAGCCTGTGCCACCGATGCTATTAGCGCTGGCGCGAAAAATGCTTGTATTATTGACGGTCGCGTACCGCATGCCGTGTTATTAGAACTACTCACCGATCAAGGCGTCGGTACTATGATTACTCGTTAGCACTCTAAAAAAATAACGTAAAGGATTATCTTCAGCATGAATTACCAATTCCAAACCACCACAGCGCCTAGCCAATTAAATACCGATTGCCTAATAGTAGGCGTCTATAAAGACGGGCTGTTAAGTAAAGCCGCGTTAGAATTGAATAATACCAGCCCCGGTGCTATTCAAGCGCAGTTAGCCTTGGGTGATTTTAACGGCGAAAAAAATCGCACAGCGTGGTTATATAATATTGCCAATATCAATGCGAAACGCGTGTTATTGCTAGGCTTAGGGAATGTGGATAAATTCAATATCGAAGCCTTAGTCAGCGCAACACAAACCGCAATTAATAGCCTAAAAACCGCAAATGTAACGCAAGTAGCTTCGTTTTTAAGCGATGAATTAGCACCTGAATTACAAGCCAATGGCGTGCGCCAAACCGTGACTGCGGTTGCCGATGGGTTGTATACCTTTAATGAATTTAAAAGCAATAAGGACGAAACTCCCGTTCCCAGCTTAAACAATTGGACAGTCGCGCATACTACGCCCGCCGATTTTACGCAGGCTGTACAACAAGGTAACGCAATCGCGCAAGGCATTAATCTCTGCCGGG
This DNA window, taken from Candidatus Thiocaldithrix dubininis, encodes the following:
- the argB gene encoding acetylglutamate kinase; the protein is MSQTANSTAAILMEALPYIQQYAGKTIVIKYGGNAMAEAELQQSFARDIVLLKQVGINPVVVHGGGPQIGNLLKQMGKESHFIDGMRVTDAATMDAVVMVLGGLVNKEVVSMINQAGGRAIGLTGKDGNMIRAKKMVLTRKNAQGEVTETVDLGFVGEVTSIDASVVKMLEEDRYIPVIAPIGMGEEGDNATYNINADLVAGKLAQVLNAERLLLLTNTPGVLDKQGNLFEVLSQADIQNLIADGTIQGGMLPKLACATDAISAGAKNACIIDGRVPHAVLLELLTDQGVGTMITR